One Halioglobus japonicus DNA segment encodes these proteins:
- a CDS encoding amidohydrolase, giving the protein MRFSHTLYIALLALILSACHRDSEQSPLTANTPPADLTIMGATIYTVAEYLPHATALVVRDGRFIYVGDDDGAKRYRAANLLTLNGELIIPGLIDGHAHPGYVNVERFGEVEGETPEALLESVQAYAAAHPDQQWLRLCCWPTNMFVQGSDGPRKEVLDAVAPGRLVWFESETAHDFWLNSNALLALGVDKNTPDPKPGLAMYARDDQGEPTGWVKEGAGVQHFAKHFAVTDAAHLAQHKQTVAETLQILSRHGVTALFDAGNKGYGDHVYNVISELEKEGRLPLRYYGTYQIFTPERAKTAIAEVQRYQQQYGGELLQFNAVKVFMDGISANQSAAYSQPYLGSGTSTEPLLSTAELTELLMQLHEARLDLMVHSIGDLATQTVLDAVEQAQANIGQDFYPRVTIAHLALIDPADLPRIHRLGIIANFSPWWFGVETNDVVESLLGKERYSLMYRARSVVESGARVTYSSDEWWGEKCWPHSSAPISACRPGTPGSIP; this is encoded by the coding sequence ATGCGATTCAGCCACACCCTGTACATCGCACTGCTAGCGCTCATCCTGTCTGCTTGTCACCGTGATTCTGAGCAATCACCACTGACCGCCAACACGCCCCCCGCTGACCTGACGATTATGGGTGCTACCATATACACAGTGGCCGAGTATCTCCCGCACGCAACGGCGCTTGTTGTGCGCGACGGTCGTTTTATTTATGTCGGCGACGACGACGGCGCCAAGAGATACCGCGCAGCAAATCTCCTCACACTCAATGGCGAGCTGATTATTCCCGGCCTGATCGACGGTCACGCTCACCCTGGCTACGTCAATGTAGAACGATTCGGTGAGGTTGAGGGAGAGACCCCAGAGGCTTTACTCGAATCCGTGCAAGCCTACGCTGCCGCTCATCCCGACCAGCAGTGGTTGCGCCTGTGCTGCTGGCCCACCAATATGTTTGTGCAAGGAAGCGACGGGCCCAGGAAGGAAGTTCTTGATGCCGTAGCTCCAGGCCGTCTGGTCTGGTTTGAAAGCGAAACTGCACATGATTTCTGGCTCAACTCCAACGCGCTACTCGCCTTGGGCGTAGACAAGAATACACCCGACCCAAAACCCGGACTGGCCATGTACGCCAGAGACGATCAAGGTGAGCCCACCGGCTGGGTGAAGGAAGGGGCCGGCGTACAGCATTTCGCCAAGCACTTTGCCGTGACCGACGCGGCGCACTTGGCACAGCACAAACAAACCGTGGCTGAGACTCTGCAGATTCTCTCAAGACATGGCGTCACAGCACTGTTCGACGCTGGAAACAAAGGCTATGGCGACCACGTGTATAACGTCATTTCTGAACTGGAGAAAGAAGGCAGACTACCGCTCCGCTACTACGGAACGTACCAGATATTTACCCCGGAGCGGGCAAAGACGGCTATTGCTGAGGTGCAACGATATCAACAGCAATACGGAGGCGAGCTTCTACAGTTCAACGCCGTAAAGGTCTTTATGGACGGCATCAGCGCCAACCAATCCGCTGCTTATAGCCAACCCTATCTGGGCAGCGGCACATCTACCGAGCCTCTGCTCTCCACGGCAGAACTGACGGAACTACTAATGCAGCTTCACGAAGCGCGGCTCGATCTGATGGTGCACAGCATTGGTGACCTCGCGACTCAGACAGTACTGGACGCGGTTGAACAGGCACAGGCCAACATCGGTCAGGATTTTTATCCTCGAGTCACGATTGCCCACCTGGCGTTGATAGATCCTGCAGATCTACCGCGCATCCACCGACTCGGCATCATTGCCAATTTCTCTCCCTGGTGGTTCGGTGTGGAAACGAACGATGTTGTTGAGAGCCTACTTGGCAAGGAGCGCTACT
- a CDS encoding AraC family transcriptional regulator has translation MPSVSTHHFLAAMRGAQLKGWSRQSLLAEAGMKDNFDYAGEQRFSIDQMTRLTRTIWRVLDDEFMGFTRTQSKPGTFAFCVKAMSKERTLRDALMTGSTFYSLVTDDIETEIIEHGDHAVIDIRFQHPELDPDYYFEDFWMVIWHRLASWLTGLRIPLQYVNFTQAKPPHSRELNYMFPGVLDFGTTSSQLAFDARHLELPISRSSREVDRFLARSPFYLLSIPGSEGMLHGTIVSMLTPEDNGVMTFPSIEEIAAQLGCSGGTLRRRLREESSSYSKIKDELRRNVAYKLLADESIPIEDVALAAGYSTASPFIRAFNQWSGTSPRQYRRKLRPR, from the coding sequence ATGCCCAGCGTTTCAACCCACCACTTCCTCGCCGCAATGCGCGGCGCTCAACTGAAAGGCTGGTCGCGCCAATCGCTGCTCGCAGAAGCGGGGATGAAGGATAACTTCGATTACGCCGGCGAACAGCGCTTCTCGATTGATCAAATGACCCGGCTCACCCGAACGATATGGCGGGTGCTCGACGATGAATTCATGGGGTTTACGCGCACACAGAGCAAACCGGGCACGTTCGCTTTTTGCGTCAAGGCAATGAGCAAAGAGCGAACATTGCGAGATGCGCTGATGACCGGATCTACTTTTTACAGCCTGGTCACTGACGATATCGAAACGGAGATCATCGAACACGGTGATCACGCAGTCATCGACATCCGTTTCCAGCATCCCGAGCTGGACCCTGACTACTACTTCGAAGATTTCTGGATGGTCATCTGGCATCGCCTCGCCAGCTGGCTCACCGGGCTGCGCATTCCGCTGCAGTATGTCAATTTTACCCAGGCCAAACCGCCACACAGCCGCGAGTTAAATTATATGTTTCCCGGCGTGCTGGATTTTGGCACAACATCCAGCCAATTAGCTTTCGATGCGCGACACCTGGAGCTACCGATCAGCCGTAGTTCCCGGGAGGTAGATCGCTTCCTGGCACGTTCGCCATTTTACCTGCTCTCCATTCCCGGCTCCGAGGGCATGCTCCACGGCACTATTGTCAGCATGCTGACACCCGAGGACAACGGGGTCATGACGTTTCCCAGTATTGAGGAGATTGCGGCGCAGTTGGGTTGCTCTGGTGGCACACTGCGACGTCGGCTGCGCGAGGAGTCCTCCAGTTACTCGAAGATCAAAGATGAGTTGCGCCGCAACGTGGCCTACAAGTTACTGGCCGACGAGAGCATACCCATCGAGGATGTGGCACTGGCCGCGGGTTACTCCACGGCCAGCCCCTTCATTCGCGCCTTCAACCAATGGAGCGGCACTTCGCCTCGGCAATACAGGAGAAAGCTGCGACCGCGCTAG
- a CDS encoding aminotransferase class I/II-fold pyridoxal phosphate-dependent enzyme, producing the protein MSHQHPVEALANLRHEFGEHGGVNMSIEASSTFTVIDPGTMPEIFTGQKGPDNAGCYLYGRHFNPTVYNLSRQLAAMEGTESAYCAASGMGAISAAILALCEAGDHIVSSNTIYGGTYALMHDFLPLKCGMTTSFVDSSDLDAVRSAITDKTRVLYVESVSNPTLRVANIPALADIAHSAGIPLVVDNTFSPLLISPAHLGADIVVHSMTKFIGGASDLIAGAVCASQAFIGQLMDLHTGPLMILGPTMDPNVAANIALRLPHLPLRMSAHGARALALAERLQQRGTQVSYPGLATHPDNALLAELGNAEFGAGGVLTIDAGSKEKALELMGALQNEQQFGFMAVSLGYFDTLMSCSASSTSSEMEDEDIQAAGISPGLVRLAVGYTGTLEQRWSQLEAALDSVGM; encoded by the coding sequence ATGAGCCACCAACACCCGGTAGAAGCCCTCGCCAATCTCCGCCACGAATTTGGTGAACACGGTGGCGTCAACATGTCCATTGAAGCCAGTTCTACCTTTACCGTGATCGACCCCGGCACCATGCCAGAAATTTTCACTGGCCAGAAAGGGCCAGACAATGCCGGCTGTTACCTGTATGGGCGGCACTTCAATCCTACTGTTTACAACCTGAGTCGACAGCTGGCTGCTATGGAAGGCACCGAATCCGCCTACTGTGCAGCCAGCGGCATGGGTGCTATTTCCGCGGCCATACTCGCCCTGTGTGAGGCCGGCGATCACATTGTGTCGTCCAATACAATCTATGGTGGAACCTATGCACTCATGCATGACTTTTTGCCGCTGAAGTGCGGAATGACAACCAGCTTCGTCGACAGTTCTGACTTGGACGCGGTGCGCTCGGCCATTACAGACAAAACCCGCGTGCTCTATGTAGAGAGCGTTTCCAATCCTACCCTGCGAGTAGCCAACATCCCTGCTCTGGCTGACATTGCTCATAGCGCAGGCATCCCGCTGGTCGTCGACAACACTTTCAGTCCGCTGCTCATCAGTCCCGCTCACCTTGGCGCCGACATCGTGGTGCACAGCATGACCAAATTTATTGGCGGTGCCTCAGACCTGATCGCCGGTGCGGTATGTGCCAGCCAGGCGTTTATCGGGCAACTCATGGATCTGCATACAGGGCCGCTGATGATTCTTGGACCCACCATGGATCCCAACGTCGCTGCCAACATTGCCCTGCGCCTTCCCCACTTACCGCTGCGCATGAGCGCCCATGGTGCTCGTGCCCTGGCGCTGGCAGAACGTCTTCAACAGCGAGGCACGCAGGTGAGTTACCCGGGGCTTGCGACACATCCTGACAATGCGTTACTCGCAGAACTGGGCAATGCTGAGTTTGGCGCCGGCGGGGTGCTAACGATTGACGCGGGCAGCAAAGAGAAAGCGCTGGAACTCATGGGTGCCCTGCAAAATGAGCAGCAGTTTGGCTTTATGGCGGTAAGTCTTGGCTACTTCGATACGCTCATGTCCTGTTCAGCATCGAGCACATCCAGCGAAATGGAAGACGAGGACATTCAGGCGGCTGGCATCAGCCCCGGCCTTGTTCGCCTGGCTGTGGGATATACCGGCACCCTGGAGCAACGCTGGAGCCAACTGGAGGCTGCGCTTGATTCCGTCGGCATGTAA
- a CDS encoding Lrp/AsnC family transcriptional regulator, giving the protein MSAFDQLDRTDYEILRLLRNNARLSNRELAEQIGLAPSTTLVRVRRLEREGAIRGYVAEFAPEALGVSLQAMIAVKLQHHSLKDLSAFRQHVLSLEEVVQIYHIAGASDFLIHVWVRDAQHLRDLAMVSLTTRPEVAQLETHLIFEHTRNAEMPLYVNVDAD; this is encoded by the coding sequence ATGAGTGCTTTTGACCAGTTAGACCGAACAGATTATGAGATTTTGCGGCTGCTGCGAAATAATGCACGGCTGAGCAACCGTGAGTTGGCCGAGCAGATTGGATTGGCCCCATCGACAACCCTGGTGCGAGTGCGGCGCCTGGAGCGGGAGGGGGCAATTCGTGGTTACGTTGCAGAGTTTGCCCCGGAGGCATTAGGGGTTAGCCTGCAGGCGATGATTGCCGTGAAACTTCAGCATCACTCTCTCAAGGATTTAAGCGCCTTTCGCCAGCATGTTCTGAGCCTGGAAGAAGTGGTGCAAATCTACCATATTGCCGGTGCCAGCGATTTTCTGATTCATGTCTGGGTACGGGACGCACAACACCTCCGCGATCTGGCGATGGTTTCACTGACCACTCGACCGGAGGTGGCGCAGTTGGAAACCCACCTGATTTTCGAACATACGCGTAACGCTGAGATGCCGTTGTATGTAAACGTCGACGCCGATTAA
- a CDS encoding carotenoid oxygenase family protein: MERREFLKGLAAMASLHALPSLALGESAPAWSVGFDGLTSDQPRLPMTVEGTIPQACFGTLYRNGPTLYERAGERYQHWFDPDGMIQAFRLGPDGASHEGRFVRTRKYEREQAEGRFLFNGAGTQVANPAPPRSNQDFNVANINIQPHNGELLALWEAGSAYRIDPETLDTRGIQAWHDELEGVPFSAHPRFDERGDMWNIGSVPFAGTPTLVLYHVNATGNMVKYHAHTLDFSGYTHDFVLTPRYLIALNSSAVHEKAPTFIQGIQWRPDIASQLLVFDREDFSLVKTIEVPASFVFHFGNAWESGNTIEFTAAAYADSRFMQQGMHQLAQQQAGPYHDDPTLVHYKLDLTSGKAHISSLETDLEFPVFDRRQPFSPQRLYGVSGGQGTLSGLPSSIVSVDPRSGSMTRYNYGEHVIVEEPQYLPSGYLVHSFLDFNKRRTGVAVLRTAAIEEGPVATMTMDRVLPLGFHGCFVSQSS; encoded by the coding sequence ATGGAACGACGTGAATTTCTCAAGGGCCTGGCAGCTATGGCCAGCTTGCATGCCCTGCCCAGCCTGGCGCTTGGCGAATCAGCGCCGGCCTGGTCTGTCGGCTTCGATGGTCTGACTTCTGACCAGCCACGGCTACCTATGACCGTAGAGGGAACGATACCCCAGGCGTGCTTTGGCACCTTGTACCGAAACGGCCCCACACTTTACGAGCGTGCCGGGGAGCGATATCAACACTGGTTCGACCCGGACGGCATGATTCAGGCATTCAGGCTGGGCCCGGATGGCGCAAGCCATGAAGGCCGCTTCGTGCGCACCCGAAAATATGAGCGGGAACAGGCCGAAGGCCGCTTCCTGTTCAACGGCGCCGGCACCCAGGTGGCCAACCCGGCACCGCCGCGCAGTAACCAGGACTTCAATGTCGCCAATATCAACATACAGCCCCATAACGGTGAACTCCTGGCACTATGGGAAGCAGGCTCTGCCTACCGTATCGATCCGGAGACACTGGACACGCGAGGCATACAGGCGTGGCACGATGAGCTTGAGGGCGTGCCCTTCTCCGCACACCCGCGATTTGATGAGCGCGGGGATATGTGGAATATCGGCTCGGTACCGTTCGCAGGGACGCCGACACTAGTGCTGTACCACGTGAACGCCACCGGGAACATGGTCAAGTACCATGCCCACACCCTGGATTTCTCAGGATATACGCACGACTTCGTGTTAACCCCGCGCTATCTGATTGCCCTGAATAGCTCCGCGGTTCATGAAAAAGCACCCACATTTATCCAGGGCATCCAGTGGCGCCCGGACATCGCCAGCCAGTTGCTGGTGTTTGATCGAGAGGATTTCTCTCTGGTCAAGACAATCGAAGTGCCGGCCAGTTTTGTGTTCCACTTCGGCAACGCCTGGGAATCAGGCAACACCATTGAGTTCACCGCCGCTGCCTACGCCGATTCGCGTTTTATGCAACAGGGCATGCATCAGCTGGCGCAGCAGCAGGCCGGGCCTTATCACGACGACCCAACACTCGTACACTACAAGCTTGATCTCACTAGCGGCAAAGCGCATATCAGTTCGCTGGAGACTGACTTGGAGTTTCCGGTGTTTGACCGGCGCCAGCCCTTCTCGCCCCAGCGTCTATACGGTGTGAGCGGTGGCCAGGGCACACTAAGCGGCCTGCCCTCTTCGATCGTCAGCGTCGACCCGCGCTCAGGCTCGATGACACGTTATAACTATGGTGAGCATGTGATTGTCGAAGAGCCGCAGTACCTGCCATCGGGCTACCTGGTGCACAGCTTTCTGGATTTCAATAAGCGCCGCACCGGCGTGGCGGTGCTCAGGACCGCAGCAATCGAGGAAGGCCCAGTAGCCACTATGACCATGGACCGGGTACTGCCACTGGGCTTTCACGGATGCTTTGTATCCCAGAGCAGCTGA
- a CDS encoding DUF2141 domain-containing protein — protein sequence MKKFWNAAIMALELAQPVQAADIDILVEGIREHTGQLYWTVFDTAADYQADSNPVIAAISRVSGDTVQVTLRGVDSGEYVVKLYHDENSNGKLDTNLVGLPREGYGFSNNAGQFGPPSFDEAKVTVNQDTQIQINLR from the coding sequence ATGAAGAAGTTCTGGAACGCAGCCATTATGGCACTCGAACTGGCACAACCGGTTCAAGCCGCCGATATCGACATTCTCGTAGAGGGTATTCGGGAGCACACCGGGCAACTGTACTGGACCGTTTTTGATACCGCGGCGGACTATCAGGCCGACAGCAACCCGGTGATCGCAGCCATCAGTCGTGTGTCCGGCGACACGGTTCAAGTCACTCTGCGGGGGGTTGATAGCGGCGAATATGTCGTCAAGCTGTACCACGATGAAAACAGTAACGGGAAGCTGGACACCAACCTGGTCGGCCTACCACGCGAAGGCTACGGCTTTAGCAATAATGCCGGCCAGTTTGGCCCGCCCAGCTTTGACGAGGCCAAAGTGACTGTCAATCAAGATACCCAGATTCAGATCAATTTGAGGTGA
- a CDS encoding sensor histidine kinase, which translates to MENHLLIASGVVATGLVAVVNCLNFQVWPDFLVYLLFGVIFAVKAYDEELGLSRRVTVSGTVAMFVLSVIALIMHTNTLTPVLAAVLMASAPYHLSARQSWLLFLVANATYFLVFELTWETNNYQISFVSMIALQAFAITSSLTKQREVAAQEMLSRQNSELLAARAVLAQQSQAEERLRIAGHLHDTVGHQLTALGLQLEALAHQAPDALRPRIEDSQALARELLEGIRSTVRQMTEERRDDLASAIRRLASVTPGVTIEVDRELPALPAELTQQLVFCLQEGIHNAIRHGGADHLDIHYAEGVLSIADNGRGLRGTIVPGFGLENIRTRLAPFGGEMALTRRPDGGCVLALTLPQLERMPA; encoded by the coding sequence TTGGAAAATCATCTGCTCATCGCCAGTGGCGTTGTGGCCACCGGTTTAGTTGCGGTCGTGAACTGTTTGAATTTTCAGGTCTGGCCTGACTTCCTGGTGTACCTGCTGTTCGGCGTGATTTTCGCTGTAAAGGCCTACGACGAGGAACTGGGGCTGTCTCGCCGGGTTACCGTATCCGGTACCGTAGCGATGTTTGTGCTCAGCGTGATCGCCCTCATTATGCATACCAACACCCTGACGCCTGTGCTGGCCGCTGTACTCATGGCCAGCGCACCTTATCACTTGAGCGCGCGCCAGAGCTGGCTATTGTTTTTGGTGGCTAATGCTACTTATTTTCTGGTGTTTGAGCTGACCTGGGAGACCAATAATTACCAGATCTCATTTGTCTCGATGATCGCATTGCAGGCTTTTGCTATTACCTCAAGCCTGACCAAACAGCGTGAGGTGGCGGCCCAGGAAATGCTCAGTCGTCAGAACAGCGAGTTGCTCGCTGCACGCGCCGTATTGGCTCAGCAGAGTCAGGCGGAAGAGCGCCTGCGTATTGCCGGGCATTTGCACGATACCGTGGGACACCAGTTAACAGCGCTCGGTTTGCAGCTGGAGGCATTGGCACACCAGGCGCCGGACGCACTGCGCCCGCGCATTGAAGACAGCCAGGCCCTGGCCCGAGAATTATTGGAGGGCATCCGGAGTACGGTCAGACAAATGACCGAGGAACGCCGCGATGATCTCGCCTCAGCGATTCGCAGACTGGCCAGCGTCACGCCAGGGGTGACGATTGAGGTTGACCGCGAATTGCCCGCATTACCCGCCGAGCTGACTCAGCAACTGGTGTTCTGCTTGCAAGAGGGTATTCACAACGCGATTCGCCACGGAGGTGCAGATCACCTCGATATCCATTACGCCGAGGGTGTGCTCAGTATTGCGGATAACGGCAGAGGCCTGCGCGGTACGATTGTACCCGGGTTTGGTCTCGAGAATATTCGCACCCGCCTGGCGCCATTTGGTGGCGAAATGGCGCTGACGCGGCGTCCGGATGGCGGTTGCGTCCTCGCCTTGACGTTACCCCAGCTAGAGAGGATGCCCGCGTGA
- a CDS encoding response regulator, translated as MIRVGLVDDQALIREGIAQLIALSGKAVTAWQCDNGEAALATLRKEPIDVMVCDIRMPGMDGITMVKRLRANGERQPVLMLTTFDDHQLFLDALAAGANGFLLKDVSLDKLIEAIETVAGGGFIAEPRLVSQASTTVKDAPPADPDLLSDKEREVLRLVAGGLSNREIASVIHLAEGTVKNHVSHILTKLNCRDRTQAVLYAIHWQLI; from the coding sequence GTGATTCGTGTAGGACTGGTGGACGACCAGGCATTGATACGAGAAGGCATTGCCCAGTTGATAGCGCTGTCTGGTAAAGCTGTTACCGCCTGGCAATGTGATAATGGCGAAGCAGCGCTGGCGACGTTGCGCAAGGAGCCTATCGACGTAATGGTGTGCGATATCCGCATGCCGGGCATGGATGGCATCACCATGGTTAAACGCTTGCGCGCCAATGGTGAACGTCAGCCGGTACTTATGCTGACGACCTTCGATGATCACCAGCTGTTTCTGGATGCACTCGCTGCCGGCGCAAATGGCTTTCTACTCAAAGATGTCTCTCTAGATAAACTGATCGAGGCGATCGAGACTGTGGCTGGCGGCGGCTTTATTGCCGAGCCGCGCCTTGTCTCTCAGGCCAGTACCACTGTGAAAGATGCGCCACCGGCAGATCCTGATCTGCTCAGTGACAAGGAGCGCGAAGTGTTACGGCTAGTGGCGGGTGGATTGTCAAATCGCGAGATCGCCAGCGTCATCCACCTCGCCGAAGGTACGGTGAAGAACCATGTCTCCCATATTCTCACCAAGCTCAACTGCCGTGACCGCACCCAGGCTGTCTTGTATGCCATTCACTGGCAGTTGATCTGA
- a CDS encoding sulfatase-like hydrolase/transferase, with the protein MIAAANAEDQRPDILIVLADDMGWADSGAFDSEIKTPSINSIAADGVRFTNFYTNPMCAPTQVTLMSGVDHHVLGGGAFYILTAPNQQGQPGCVGYLRPELKTLGDMMRGAGYGQMLNWRPDTPTARSTATRNPVTWPSSVRTQASYLSKQT; encoded by the coding sequence ATGATCGCCGCGGCAAATGCGGAAGATCAGCGCCCCGACATTCTTATTGTGCTGGCAGACGACATGGGCTGGGCAGATTCAGGCGCCTTTGACAGTGAAATCAAGACGCCCAGTATCAACAGCATTGCCGCTGATGGTGTGCGCTTCACTAACTTCTACACCAATCCTATGTGCGCGCCTACGCAGGTCACTCTGATGAGTGGCGTAGATCATCATGTCTTAGGCGGTGGAGCATTTTACATCCTCACTGCGCCCAATCAACAGGGGCAACCCGGGTGCGTAGGCTATCTGCGCCCCGAGCTGAAAACCCTGGGCGACATGATGCGCGGCGCTGGCTACGGCCAGATGCTCAATTGGCGGCCAGATACACCTACAGCCAGATCGACAGCTACTCGGAATCCCGTGACCTGGCCTAGTTCAGTGAGGACACAGGCGTCATATCTCTCAAAGCAGACCTAG